The proteins below are encoded in one region of Halorhodospira halochloris:
- a CDS encoding ATP-binding protein: MSERSLLELALDSDLCRVAELCRAWEELAGEIGLDETAAVDVELALSEAVNNAIIHAYQREPGHTVQVTVTRHQHRLVVAVTDHGRSMPESLDSLLSRLEQDADAQYPEEGGRGLAIIASLMEEVAYRSGPSGNTLEMRYPLDE, from the coding sequence ACTAGCTCTGGACTCGGACCTCTGCCGGGTCGCCGAGCTGTGCCGAGCCTGGGAAGAACTTGCCGGCGAGATAGGGCTAGACGAGACCGCTGCGGTGGACGTGGAACTAGCCCTGTCCGAGGCGGTCAATAACGCCATCATCCACGCCTACCAGCGGGAGCCGGGCCACACCGTCCAGGTAACAGTAACCCGGCACCAGCATCGGCTTGTCGTTGCGGTGACCGACCATGGCAGGTCGATGCCGGAAAGTCTCGATAGCCTCCTGAGTCGGCTGGAGCAGGACGCCGATGCACAGTATCCGGAGGAGGGGGGGCGCGGCTTGGCTATCATCGCCTCACTGATGGAGGAAGTCGCCTACCGCTCGGGCCCTTCTGGCAACACGCTCGAGATGCGGTACCCTCTCGATGAGTAA
- a CDS encoding VacJ family lipoprotein gives MTRLFLLALLACIVAVAGCASSPEANNPNDTQDEKQNDDWNDDWGDDDDWNDDWDEDGWDEGTSDPLERYNRWVHSFNMTADEYLIRPVAVTYKEQVPDGIRNPIGNFFRNLLEPFYALNHYLQGDGEQGARSINRFFVNSTVGVLGLFDVAGSAGLERERTDLGLTLGHWGTPEGPYIVLPFLGPSTLRDSSGLALQYLTRDYHSVYFWADVDHHQRYLATGLYGLDLRAGLLSLDEMMERTGADPYIFMRESYLQNRREQLGEDDWDDWDDDWDDDDWDNGDDDWDDEDWDNGDDDWDDEDWDNGDDDWNEDDWG, from the coding sequence ATGACAAGACTTTTCCTGTTAGCCCTTCTAGCCTGCATTGTTGCCGTGGCTGGCTGCGCCAGCTCTCCCGAGGCTAACAACCCCAACGATACGCAGGACGAGAAGCAGAATGACGATTGGAACGACGATTGGGGTGACGATGATGACTGGAATGACGACTGGGATGAAGATGGCTGGGATGAGGGCACCTCTGATCCGTTAGAGCGCTATAACCGGTGGGTTCATAGCTTTAACATGACGGCCGATGAATACCTCATCCGCCCCGTGGCCGTCACTTATAAAGAGCAAGTCCCTGATGGCATCCGCAACCCCATAGGTAACTTTTTCCGCAACCTCCTCGAGCCCTTTTACGCCCTCAACCACTACCTCCAAGGCGATGGCGAACAGGGCGCGCGTAGCATAAATCGTTTCTTCGTTAATTCCACGGTCGGAGTACTCGGCCTATTTGATGTGGCCGGTTCCGCCGGATTGGAGCGAGAGAGAACTGACCTAGGCTTGACCCTGGGTCACTGGGGGACGCCGGAAGGCCCCTATATAGTGCTCCCCTTCTTAGGGCCCAGCACTTTACGCGACAGCTCTGGGCTTGCCCTCCAATACCTTACCCGTGACTACCACAGCGTCTACTTTTGGGCAGATGTTGACCACCACCAGCGCTACTTGGCAACTGGACTATACGGTCTTGACCTGCGCGCTGGCCTGCTCTCGTTAGACGAAATGATGGAACGCACCGGCGCAGATCCATATATCTTTATGCGTGAATCCTACCTCCAGAACCGCCGCGAGCAGCTCGGCGAAGACGACTGGGATGATTGGGATGATGATTGGGATGACGACGACTGGGATAACGGGGATGATGATTGGGACGACGAGGATTGGGATAACGGGGATGATGACTGGGACGACGAGGATTGGGATAACGGGGATGATGACTGGAACGAGGATGATTGGGGCTGA